From a region of the Actinomadura luzonensis genome:
- a CDS encoding carbohydrate ABC transporter permease, which yields MKRLRALEPVAWVGPAVVLIAVVVLWPVIEMIRSSFLKISRFGVVQGGNGWANYDKLVSEKDFADIMVRSVIWVVAVVALTVLISLALAQLFNQRFPLRKLARWALIAPWAASVLMTAIIFKWMLDPEVGVINQIRLKLGLIDAMGGAAADQLGDASTAMPWLVFVAVFVSVPFTTYALLAGLATIPGDVYEAARMDGAGRFRTYWSITLPLLRPALTVAALINVMNVFNSFPIIWAMTHGQPGYSTATSTILMFILKSSDIGESAAMSVVNFGMVIVLTVIFLRVSRWNKEVA from the coding sequence ATGAAAAGGTTGCGCGCCCTCGAACCCGTCGCCTGGGTCGGGCCGGCCGTGGTGCTCATCGCGGTGGTCGTGCTCTGGCCGGTGATCGAGATGATCAGGTCGTCGTTCCTCAAGATCAGCCGGTTCGGCGTGGTCCAGGGCGGCAACGGCTGGGCGAACTACGACAAGCTGGTCAGCGAGAAGGACTTCGCGGACATCATGGTCCGCAGCGTGATCTGGGTGGTCGCGGTCGTCGCGCTCACCGTGCTGATCTCCCTGGCCCTCGCCCAGCTCTTCAACCAGCGCTTCCCGCTGCGCAAGCTGGCCCGCTGGGCGCTCATCGCCCCCTGGGCGGCGTCCGTGCTGATGACGGCGATCATCTTCAAGTGGATGCTCGACCCCGAGGTGGGCGTGATCAACCAGATCCGCCTCAAGCTCGGCCTCATCGACGCCATGGGCGGCGCGGCGGCCGACCAGCTCGGCGACGCCTCCACGGCCATGCCGTGGCTGGTGTTCGTGGCGGTGTTCGTGTCCGTGCCGTTCACCACGTACGCGCTGCTCGCCGGCCTCGCCACCATCCCCGGCGACGTCTACGAGGCGGCCAGGATGGACGGCGCCGGACGGTTCCGTACGTACTGGTCGATCACGCTGCCGCTGCTGCGCCCCGCGCTCACCGTGGCGGCGCTGATCAACGTGATGAACGTCTTCAACAGCTTCCCGATCATCTGGGCGATGACCCACGGGCAGCCCGGCTACTCCACGGCCACCTCGACGATCCTCATGTTCATCCTCAAGAGCTCCGACATCGGCGAGTCGGCCGCCATGTCCGTGGTCAACTTCGGCATGGTCATCGTGCTGACCGTGATCTTCCTGCGGGTGTCGCGGTGGAACAAGGAGGTGGCGTGA
- a CDS encoding carbohydrate ABC transporter permease, producing MAVETAPRQTRPHPHARTRGPVVRRMPKLKTVLVAALAYVIALIFLFPYVVMLLTSLRAQDSLREVTFWPDEWVWSNLANFWSSGLAGNLWVTIKVAAGSTVLVLLVALPAAYYSARHRFRGRTAFLILVLITQMFQPTAMLVGIYREFYQFGLVDTIWSLILVNGGFNLAFAVWILNAYFASIPRELEEAAFIDGNGRFGALFRITLPLAMPGVITALIFTFIAAWNEFVVALTLTTTPERQPLTVALNSFIGQYQVDWQNLFAGSVIATIPVIILFALIERKVVGGLTAGSIK from the coding sequence ATGGCCGTCGAGACCGCGCCCCGGCAGACCCGTCCCCATCCGCACGCCCGGACCCGGGGGCCCGTCGTGCGGCGCATGCCGAAGCTCAAGACCGTGCTCGTCGCGGCCCTCGCCTACGTCATCGCGCTGATCTTCCTGTTCCCGTACGTGGTGATGCTGCTCACCTCGCTGCGGGCCCAGGACTCGCTGCGCGAGGTGACGTTCTGGCCGGACGAGTGGGTGTGGTCGAACCTGGCCAACTTCTGGAGCAGCGGCCTCGCCGGGAACCTCTGGGTCACGATCAAGGTGGCCGCCGGCTCGACCGTGCTGGTGCTCCTGGTGGCGCTGCCGGCCGCGTACTACTCGGCCCGGCACCGCTTCAGGGGACGGACCGCGTTCCTGATCCTGGTGCTGATTACCCAGATGTTCCAGCCGACCGCCATGCTGGTCGGCATCTACCGCGAGTTCTACCAGTTCGGGCTGGTCGACACGATCTGGTCGCTGATCCTGGTCAACGGCGGCTTCAACCTGGCGTTCGCGGTGTGGATCCTCAACGCCTACTTCGCCTCGATCCCGCGCGAGCTGGAGGAGGCGGCGTTCATCGACGGCAACGGGCGCTTCGGCGCGCTGTTCCGCATCACGCTGCCGCTCGCCATGCCCGGGGTCATCACGGCGCTGATCTTCACGTTCATCGCGGCGTGGAACGAGTTCGTGGTCGCCCTCACGCTGACCACGACGCCCGAGAGGCAGCCGCTCACCGTGGCGCTGAACTCCTTCATCGGGCAGTACCAGGTGGACTGGCAGAACCTGTTCGCCGGGTCGGTGATCGCCACGATCCCGGTGATCATCCTGTTCGCGCTGATCGAGCGCAAGGTCGTCGGCGGCCTGACCGCCGGATCGATCAAGTGA
- a CDS encoding class I SAM-dependent methyltransferase, with translation MSSGYDRVVQPAAGDEALENHLGGDEAKNYRQYEFDMVAPHVGRSMLEIGSGLGHFAEQFLPRLDRLVVSDFDPYCVEQLEKRFAGRDDIDVLQFGLPTDIPLKDKVDTVVLMNVLEHIEDDAEALRSLARVTLPGGRIVIWVPGYMQLYGDFDRKVGHVQRYTPKTLGTTVARAGLDVEVLKPINFLGGIAWWAAVRRGGVGYPDPRLVKIYDRTVVPLTRLIERFVRPPFGQTVFCVARVPRDYGQ, from the coding sequence ATGTCTTCTGGGTATGACCGTGTAGTGCAACCGGCGGCCGGTGACGAGGCCCTGGAGAACCACCTCGGTGGGGACGAGGCCAAGAACTATCGGCAGTACGAGTTCGACATGGTCGCCCCCCACGTGGGCCGCTCGATGCTGGAGATCGGTTCGGGGCTCGGCCACTTCGCCGAGCAGTTCCTGCCCCGGCTCGACCGGCTCGTCGTCAGCGACTTCGACCCCTACTGCGTGGAGCAGCTGGAGAAGCGCTTCGCCGGCCGCGACGACATCGACGTGCTGCAGTTCGGCCTGCCGACCGACATCCCGCTGAAGGACAAGGTCGACACGGTCGTGCTGATGAACGTCCTGGAGCACATCGAGGACGACGCCGAGGCGCTGCGCTCGCTGGCCAGGGTCACCCTGCCGGGCGGCCGGATCGTCATCTGGGTGCCGGGCTACATGCAGCTCTACGGCGACTTCGACCGCAAGGTCGGCCACGTCCAGCGTTACACGCCGAAGACGCTGGGCACCACGGTCGCCCGCGCGGGCCTGGACGTCGAGGTGCTGAAGCCGATCAATTTCCTGGGCGGCATCGCCTGGTGGGCGGCGGTGCGCCGGGGCGGCGTCGGCTACCCGGACCCGCGCCTGGTCAAGATCTACGACCGCACGGTGGTGCCGCTGACGCGGCTCATCGAGCGCTTCGTCCGGCCGCCGTTCGGCCAGACGGTCTTCTGCGTGGCCCGCGTCCCGCGCGACTACGGGCAGTGA
- a CDS encoding RNA polymerase sigma factor produces MDDDEAITRSLDGDLAAYEALVARYSALAHRTAYLLGAGDEAEDVVQEAFVKAFRHLSGFRRGAAFRPWLLRIVANETHNLTRSRGRRAALALRLGAEADERAPDDPEGAAVATDRRARLLAAVRALPERERQAVVCRYFLQLTEAETAQVLDWPVGTVKSSTHRGLARLREEVGNELA; encoded by the coding sequence ATGGACGACGACGAGGCGATCACGCGCTCGCTGGACGGGGACCTGGCGGCCTATGAGGCACTGGTCGCCCGCTACAGCGCGCTCGCCCACCGTACCGCGTACCTGCTCGGCGCGGGCGACGAAGCCGAGGACGTGGTGCAGGAGGCGTTCGTCAAAGCCTTCCGGCACCTGTCCGGCTTCCGGCGCGGCGCGGCGTTCCGGCCCTGGCTGCTCCGCATCGTCGCGAACGAGACGCACAACCTCACCCGGTCGCGGGGCCGGCGCGCGGCCCTGGCGCTGCGGCTCGGCGCCGAGGCCGACGAGCGCGCCCCGGACGACCCCGAGGGCGCGGCGGTCGCGACCGACCGGCGGGCGCGGCTGCTCGCGGCCGTGCGCGCGCTGCCGGAGCGGGAACGCCAGGCCGTGGTGTGCCGGTACTTCTTACAGCTGACGGAGGCGGAGACGGCGCAGGTGCTCGACTGGCCGGTGGGCACCGTCAAGTCCAGCACCCATCGGGGGCTGGCGCGGCTGAGGGAGGAGGTCGGCAATGAACTCGCGTGA
- a CDS encoding adenosine deaminase — MPRPLVTLPKAHLHLHFTGSMRHATLIELAREQGLHLPDALEQDWPPKLRATDERGWFRFQRLYDIARSVLTRPEYVYRLLRETAEDEVAAGSRWLEIQVDPSGYAQRFGGLTATLELMLDAVRRAAEHAGIGIAVIVAANRTRHPLDANTLARLAMQYKDHGVIGFGLSNDERRGQARDFERAFRIAKRGGLLAVPHGGELMGPRSVAQCVDDLGADRVGHGVRAAEDEWLMSRLADRQICCEVCPTSNVGLGVAERAADVPLRRLFDAGVPIALGADDPLLFGTRLLRQYELAREVYGFSDAEVAELARQSVRSSAAPESVRKELLKGVDDWLTGSLE; from the coding sequence ATGCCAAGGCCCCTGGTCACGCTCCCGAAAGCGCATCTGCACCTGCACTTCACCGGCTCCATGCGGCACGCCACGCTGATCGAGCTGGCCCGGGAACAGGGGCTGCATCTGCCCGACGCGCTGGAGCAGGACTGGCCGCCCAAGCTGCGGGCCACCGACGAGCGCGGCTGGTTCAGGTTCCAGCGGTTGTACGACATCGCCAGGTCCGTCCTGACGCGTCCCGAGTACGTCTACCGACTGCTGCGCGAGACCGCCGAGGACGAGGTGGCGGCCGGGTCCCGCTGGCTGGAGATCCAGGTGGACCCGTCCGGCTACGCCCAGCGGTTCGGCGGCCTGACGGCGACGCTGGAGCTGATGCTGGACGCGGTGCGCCGGGCCGCCGAGCACGCCGGCATCGGCATCGCCGTCATCGTGGCCGCCAACCGCACCCGGCACCCGCTGGACGCCAACACCCTCGCCCGGCTGGCCATGCAGTACAAGGACCACGGCGTGATCGGGTTCGGGCTGTCCAACGACGAGCGCCGCGGCCAGGCCCGCGACTTCGAGCGCGCGTTCAGGATCGCCAAGCGGGGCGGCCTGCTGGCCGTGCCGCACGGCGGCGAGCTGATGGGCCCGCGCAGCGTCGCGCAGTGCGTGGACGACCTCGGCGCCGACCGGGTCGGGCACGGCGTGCGGGCGGCCGAGGACGAGTGGCTGATGTCGCGCCTGGCCGACCGGCAGATCTGCTGCGAGGTGTGCCCGACCTCGAACGTCGGGCTGGGGGTGGCCGAGCGGGCCGCCGACGTGCCGCTGCGGCGGCTGTTCGACGCGGGCGTGCCGATCGCGCTGGGCGCGGACGACCCGCTGCTGTTCGGCACCCGGCTGCTGCGGCAGTACGAGCTGGCCAGAGAGGTGTACGGGTTCAGCGACGCCGAGGTGGCGGAGCTGGCCCGGCAGTCGGTGCGCTCGTCGGCGGCCCCCGAGTCCGTGCGCAAGGAGCTGCTCAAGGGCGTGGACGACTGGCTGACCGGCTCACTGGAGTGA
- a CDS encoding pyridoxal phosphate-dependent aminotransferase codes for MSSRRRISARIAAISESATLAVDAKAKAMKAAGRPVIGFGAGEPDFPTPGYIVEAAIEAARDPRMHKYTPAGGLPELKQAIAAKTRRDSGYAAEPSQVLVTNGGKQAVYEAFATLLDPGDEVLVVAPYWTTYPEAIKLAGGVQVDVVTDESTGYLAGVEQLEAARTERTKALLFVSPSNPTGAVHSREQTVAIGRWAAEHGLWVVTDEIYEHLVYGDAEFTSIATAVPELGDQVVILNGVAKTYAMTGWRVGWLIGPADVVKAATNLQSHATSNVSNVAQMAALAAVSGDLSAVAEMRAAFDRRRQTMVRMLNDIPGVFCPEPKGAFYAYPSVKELIGKELRGRRPRSSGELAELILEEAEVAVVPGEAFGTPGYFRLSYALGDDDLAEGVSRLGKLLSEARS; via the coding sequence ATGTCCAGCCGACGCCGCATCTCCGCAAGAATCGCCGCGATCTCCGAGTCCGCCACGCTGGCCGTGGACGCCAAGGCGAAGGCCATGAAGGCCGCCGGGCGTCCCGTCATCGGGTTCGGCGCGGGCGAGCCCGACTTCCCGACGCCCGGCTACATCGTCGAGGCCGCGATCGAGGCCGCCCGCGACCCGCGCATGCACAAGTACACGCCGGCGGGCGGGCTGCCCGAGCTCAAGCAGGCCATCGCCGCCAAGACGCGGCGCGACTCCGGCTACGCCGCCGAGCCGTCCCAGGTGCTGGTCACCAACGGCGGCAAGCAGGCGGTCTACGAGGCGTTCGCGACGCTGCTCGACCCGGGCGACGAGGTCCTGGTCGTCGCGCCCTACTGGACCACCTACCCCGAGGCGATCAAGCTGGCGGGCGGCGTGCAGGTCGACGTGGTCACCGACGAGTCCACCGGCTACCTCGCGGGCGTCGAGCAGCTGGAGGCGGCGCGCACCGAGCGCACCAAGGCGCTGCTGTTCGTCTCGCCGTCCAACCCGACGGGCGCGGTCCACTCGCGCGAGCAGACGGTCGCGATCGGCCGCTGGGCCGCCGAGCACGGCCTGTGGGTCGTCACCGACGAGATCTACGAGCACCTGGTGTACGGCGACGCCGAGTTCACCAGCATCGCCACGGCGGTGCCCGAGCTGGGCGACCAGGTCGTGATCCTCAACGGCGTGGCCAAGACGTACGCGATGACCGGCTGGCGGGTGGGCTGGCTCATCGGCCCGGCCGACGTCGTCAAGGCCGCCACCAACCTCCAGTCGCACGCCACCTCCAACGTCTCCAACGTCGCCCAGATGGCGGCCCTGGCGGCGGTCTCCGGCGACCTGTCGGCGGTGGCCGAGATGCGCGCCGCCTTCGACCGGCGGCGGCAGACCATGGTCCGCATGCTCAACGACATCCCGGGCGTGTTCTGCCCGGAGCCGAAGGGGGCGTTCTACGCGTACCCGTCGGTGAAGGAGCTGATCGGCAAGGAGCTGCGCGGGCGGCGGCCGCGGTCGTCGGGCGAGCTGGCCGAGCTGATCCTGGAGGAGGCCGAGGTCGCGGTGGTGCCCGGGGAGGCGTTCGGCACGCCGGGCTACTTCCGGCTGTCGTACGCGCTGGGCGACGACGACCTGGCCGAGGGCGTCAGCCGGCTGGGCAAGCTGCTGTCGGAGGCCCGGTCGTAA
- the secE gene encoding preprotein translocase subunit SecE, producing the protein MAIDTRGETADKPSGEKKTRTSPALFYRQVVNELRKVIWPTRKDLVTYTTVVLIFVLIMVAIVYGLDSALGWAVLKLFGQS; encoded by the coding sequence GTGGCGATCGACACGCGCGGCGAGACCGCAGACAAGCCCAGTGGCGAGAAGAAGACGCGCACTTCACCTGCCCTCTTCTATCGGCAGGTCGTCAACGAGCTTCGTAAGGTCATCTGGCCGACACGCAAGGATCTCGTCACCTACACCACGGTCGTTCTGATATTCGTTCTGATCATGGTCGCCATCGTGTACGGGCTCGACAGCGCCTTGGGATGGGCAGTGCTCAAGCTCTTCGGCCAGTCCTGA
- the nusG gene encoding transcription termination/antitermination protein NusG, whose translation MSESSFPADESRDEWDDELEEATEETAAADPEEAGVAELAESDEAPDAEPSAASDDDASDDASVLPDVDPVEEFKQSLRGLPGEWYVIHSYAGYENRVKSNIESRNVSLNMEDYIYQVEVPTHTVQEFKSGKKVPVKERVLPGYVLVRMELTDESWAAVRNTPGVTGFVGLSNKPSPLSLDEVAKLLAPEPTEETKKAATKTATGPTVEFEIGESVTVMDGPFATLPASVSEISPESQKLKVLVSIFGRETPVELSFNQVSKI comes from the coding sequence GTGTCCGAGTCTTCATTTCCGGCGGACGAGTCTCGCGACGAGTGGGACGACGAGCTGGAAGAGGCCACTGAGGAGACCGCCGCGGCGGATCCCGAGGAGGCCGGGGTCGCGGAGCTCGCGGAGAGCGACGAGGCGCCCGACGCCGAGCCTTCCGCCGCCTCCGACGACGACGCTTCCGACGACGCTTCGGTCCTTCCCGACGTCGACCCCGTCGAGGAGTTCAAGCAGTCGCTGCGCGGCCTGCCCGGCGAGTGGTACGTCATCCACTCCTACGCCGGCTACGAGAACCGCGTGAAGTCCAACATCGAGAGCCGCAACGTGTCGCTCAACATGGAGGACTACATCTACCAGGTCGAGGTGCCGACGCACACCGTCCAGGAGTTCAAGAGCGGCAAGAAGGTGCCGGTCAAGGAGCGTGTGCTGCCCGGCTACGTCCTGGTGCGCATGGAGCTGACCGACGAGTCCTGGGCCGCGGTGCGCAACACCCCGGGCGTCACCGGCTTCGTCGGCCTGTCCAACAAGCCGAGCCCGCTCAGCCTCGACGAGGTCGCCAAGCTGCTGGCGCCCGAGCCGACCGAGGAGACCAAGAAGGCGGCCACCAAGACCGCCACGGGCCCGACGGTCGAGTTCGAGATCGGCGAGTCGGTCACGGTCATGGACGGCCCGTTCGCCACGCTGCCGGCCTCGGTGAGCGAGATCAGCCCCGAGTCGCAGAAGCTCAAGGTGCTCGTCTCGATCTTCGGCCGGGAGACCCCGGTGGAGCTCTCGTTCAACCAGGTCTCGAAGATCTAG
- the rplK gene encoding 50S ribosomal protein L11 gives MPPKKKIAALVKVQLPAGQATPAPPVGTALGPHGVNIMDFVKQYNAATEAQRGNIIPVEITIFEDRSFTFVTKTPPAPELIKKALGLDKGSAVPHRDKVGKLSREQLRSIAETKMPDLNANDIEAAEKIIAGTARSMGITVAE, from the coding sequence ATGCCTCCGAAGAAGAAGATCGCCGCGTTGGTGAAGGTCCAGCTCCCCGCTGGCCAGGCCACCCCGGCACCGCCGGTGGGTACCGCCCTCGGTCCCCACGGCGTCAACATCATGGACTTCGTCAAGCAGTACAACGCTGCGACGGAGGCCCAGCGGGGCAACATCATCCCCGTTGAGATCACCATTTTCGAGGACCGCAGCTTCACCTTCGTCACGAAGACGCCGCCGGCCCCCGAGCTGATCAAGAAGGCCCTCGGCCTCGACAAGGGCAGCGCGGTCCCGCATCGCGACAAGGTCGGCAAGCTGAGCCGCGAGCAGCTGCGCAGCATCGCCGAGACCAAGATGCCCGACCTCAACGCCAACGACATCGAGGCCGCTGAGAAGATCATCGCCGGCACCGCCCGGTCGATGGGCATCACGGTCGCCGAGTAA
- the rplA gene encoding 50S ribosomal protein L1: protein MKRSKAHKDAAAKVDRDKLYTPVEAAKLAKETSTTKFDATVEVALRLGVDPRKADQIVRGTVNLPHGTGKTARVLVFATGDRAEAAREAGADIVGADELIDEISKGNRLNEFDAVVATPDMMGKVGRLGRVLGPRGLMPNPKTGTVTPDVAKAVTDIKGGKIEFRTDRQANLHFIIGKTSFGERQLLENYAAALDEVLRLKPSAAKGRYLKKVTFSTTMGPGVPVDPNVTRGITADLAE, encoded by the coding sequence ATGAAGCGCAGCAAAGCGCACAAGGACGCGGCGGCCAAGGTCGACCGCGACAAGCTCTACACGCCGGTCGAGGCCGCGAAGCTCGCCAAGGAGACCTCGACCACCAAGTTCGACGCGACCGTCGAGGTCGCGCTGCGGCTGGGCGTCGACCCTCGCAAGGCCGACCAGATCGTGCGCGGCACGGTCAACCTCCCGCACGGCACCGGCAAGACCGCCCGGGTCCTGGTCTTCGCGACCGGTGACCGTGCCGAGGCGGCCCGCGAGGCGGGCGCCGACATCGTCGGCGCCGACGAGCTGATCGACGAGATCTCCAAGGGCAACCGGCTCAACGAGTTCGACGCCGTGGTGGCGACGCCCGACATGATGGGCAAGGTCGGCCGTCTCGGCCGCGTCCTCGGCCCGCGCGGTCTCATGCCCAACCCGAAGACCGGCACCGTGACGCCCGACGTCGCCAAGGCCGTGACGGACATCAAGGGCGGCAAGATCGAGTTCCGCACCGACCGGCAGGCCAACCTGCACTTCATCATCGGCAAGACGTCCTTCGGCGAGCGTCAGCTCCTGGAGAACTACGCCGCCGCCCTGGACGAGGTGCTGCGGCTCAAGCCGTCGGCCGCCAAGGGGCGCTACCTGAAGAAGGTCACCTTCTCCACGACGATGGGCCCGGGCGTCCCGGTCGACCCCAACGTCACCCGCGGCATCACCGCCGACCTGGCCGAGTAG
- a CDS encoding helix-turn-helix transcriptional regulator — MLETSARLLKLLSLLQTHREWSGAELSERLGVTTRTVRRDVGRLRELGYPVHASPGTAGYRLGAGTDLPPLLLDDDEAVAVAVGLRTAAGSAVSGIEETALRALAKLERVLPSRLRHRVHALRSMTVPMGRARSAVEPASLAAIAAACRDRETLRFDYRTHGGEESVRAAEPYRLVHSGRHWYLLGWDTGRAGWRTYRIDRLRLRTPNGPRFVPREPPDPDLAAYVSRSISSAPYRYQGRFTLHAPAEVVAEHLPATAGAVQPIDERSCLVQSGANDLDELAVWVALMDIDFEVHEPPELVARIRALATRLTTATGS; from the coding sequence ATGCTGGAGACCTCGGCCCGGTTGCTGAAACTGCTGTCGCTGCTGCAGACCCACCGCGAGTGGTCCGGCGCGGAGCTGTCCGAACGGCTCGGCGTGACCACGCGGACCGTCCGCCGCGACGTCGGACGGCTGCGCGAGCTCGGCTACCCCGTGCACGCCAGCCCCGGAACGGCCGGCTACCGGCTCGGCGCGGGCACCGACCTGCCGCCCCTGCTGCTCGACGACGACGAAGCCGTGGCGGTCGCCGTCGGGCTGCGGACGGCGGCCGGGAGCGCGGTGTCCGGCATCGAGGAGACGGCCCTGCGGGCGCTGGCCAAGCTGGAACGGGTGCTGCCGTCGCGGCTGCGGCACCGGGTGCACGCGCTGCGGTCGATGACCGTGCCGATGGGACGGGCGCGCTCGGCGGTGGAGCCGGCGTCCCTGGCCGCGATCGCCGCCGCCTGCCGCGACCGCGAGACGCTGCGCTTCGACTACCGCACGCACGGCGGCGAGGAGAGCGTGCGGGCCGCCGAGCCGTACCGGCTCGTCCACTCCGGACGGCACTGGTACCTGCTGGGCTGGGACACCGGCCGCGCCGGCTGGCGCACCTACCGCATCGACCGCCTGCGGCTGCGCACCCCGAACGGGCCCCGGTTCGTGCCCAGGGAGCCGCCCGATCCCGACCTGGCGGCGTACGTGTCCCGGTCGATCTCCAGCGCGCCCTACCGGTACCAGGGCCGGTTCACCCTGCACGCGCCGGCCGAGGTCGTCGCCGAGCACCTGCCGGCCACGGCGGGCGCCGTCCAGCCGATCGACGAACGGTCGTGCCTGGTCCAGAGCGGGGCCAACGACCTCGACGAGCTGGCCGTCTGGGTCGCGCTGATGGACATCGACTTCGAGGTGCACGAACCGCCCGAGCTGGTCGCCCGCATCCGCGCCCTCGCCACCCGCCTCACCACCGCCACCGGCTCATGA
- a CDS encoding epoxide hydrolase family protein yields MTSATEITPFRIDIPQAALDDLHDRLDRTRWPDELPGVGWSYGIPVSYVRRLAEYWRHGYDWREHEAALNAHPQFTTEIDGQNVHFLHVRSPEPDALPLILTHGWPGSVVEFMKVIGPLTDPRAHGGDPADAFHVVAPSIPGFGFSGPTREAGWDLRRVAAAWAELMSRLGYGRYGAQGGDSGSVISPELGRLAPDRVAGVHVNGALGFPSFDPAEQDGLTEAERARYALYADDDRSGYAVIQSTRPQTVAFGLHDSPAAQLAWIAEKFKEWTDPAYELPEEAVDRDQLLTDVSVYWLTGTAASSARLYKEGSAQWGAPVERSEVPHGVAVFPGDAGVRRVAEREHNVVHWSEFGRGGHFAAMEAPDLLVDDVRAFFRKLR; encoded by the coding sequence ATGACGTCCGCCACGGAGATCACTCCGTTCCGCATCGACATCCCGCAGGCCGCGCTGGACGACCTGCACGACCGGCTCGACCGCACCCGCTGGCCCGACGAGCTGCCCGGCGTCGGCTGGTCGTACGGCATCCCGGTCTCGTACGTGCGCCGCCTGGCCGAGTACTGGCGCCACGGCTACGACTGGCGCGAGCACGAGGCGGCGCTCAACGCGCACCCGCAGTTCACCACCGAGATCGACGGCCAGAACGTGCACTTCCTGCACGTGCGCTCGCCCGAGCCGGACGCGCTGCCGCTGATCCTCACCCACGGCTGGCCCGGCTCGGTCGTGGAGTTCATGAAGGTCATCGGCCCGCTCACCGACCCCAGGGCCCACGGGGGCGATCCCGCCGACGCCTTCCACGTCGTCGCCCCGTCCATCCCCGGCTTCGGCTTCTCGGGGCCCACCCGCGAGGCCGGCTGGGACCTGCGCAGGGTCGCGGCCGCGTGGGCCGAGCTGATGAGCCGGCTCGGCTACGGCCGTTACGGCGCCCAGGGCGGCGACAGCGGCTCGGTCATCTCGCCCGAGCTGGGCCGCCTCGCGCCGGACCGGGTGGCCGGCGTGCACGTCAACGGCGCGCTCGGCTTCCCTTCCTTCGACCCGGCCGAGCAGGACGGGCTCACCGAGGCCGAGCGGGCGAGGTACGCGCTCTACGCCGACGACGACCGCTCCGGCTACGCGGTCATCCAGTCCACCCGGCCGCAGACCGTCGCCTTCGGCCTGCACGACTCGCCGGCCGCCCAGCTCGCCTGGATCGCCGAGAAGTTCAAGGAGTGGACCGATCCGGCGTACGAGCTGCCCGAGGAGGCGGTCGACCGCGACCAGTTGCTCACCGACGTGAGCGTCTACTGGCTGACCGGCACCGCCGCCTCGTCCGCCCGCCTCTACAAGGAGGGCTCGGCGCAGTGGGGCGCGCCGGTGGAGCGTTCGGAGGTGCCGCACGGCGTCGCGGTCTTCCCGGGGGACGCGGGGGTGCGGCGGGTGGCCGAGCGCGAGCACAACGTGGTCCACTGGTCGGAGTTCGGCCGAGGCGGCCACTTCGCCGCGATGGAGGCCCCGGACCTGCTGGTGGACGACGTGCGGGCGTTCTTCCGCAAGCTGCGCTGA
- a CDS encoding LppX_LprAFG lipoprotein: MLKRTISLAAAGAALVVAAVAGCGTNAQPIQVNLAASEVLAQAAQKTAEVTSYTVDAVLNATDTQEGSGRVQGRMLYQSKPDLAVDLTLDTVDMGGKSLPGGVRAVLQGDTVYVKVEALNKMLGATKPWIKVSLDQVGDRSQVDQYLAQIQQFDLANVTKLVTASKDVKSVGNESVNGDDTTHYSGSFPVDAAVLLLPADKQSLARTSLAELKDVKFDIWVASDGLPRKLALNGQKEGDKLDATLFFKDFNKPVTIQAPPADQVGDLPQAQGTTN, encoded by the coding sequence ATGCTGAAGCGCACGATAAGTCTCGCCGCGGCGGGAGCCGCGCTCGTCGTGGCCGCGGTTGCCGGTTGTGGCACGAACGCCCAGCCCATCCAGGTCAATCTTGCGGCCTCTGAGGTGCTGGCGCAGGCCGCGCAGAAGACCGCCGAGGTCACCAGCTACACCGTCGACGCGGTGCTGAACGCCACGGACACCCAGGAGGGCAGCGGCCGGGTCCAGGGCCGCATGCTCTACCAGAGCAAGCCCGACCTGGCCGTGGACCTCACGCTCGACACGGTGGACATGGGCGGCAAGAGCCTGCCCGGCGGCGTCCGCGCCGTGCTCCAGGGCGACACCGTCTACGTCAAGGTCGAGGCGCTCAACAAGATGCTGGGCGCGACCAAGCCGTGGATCAAGGTGTCGCTGGACCAGGTGGGCGACCGCTCCCAGGTGGACCAGTACTTGGCCCAGATCCAGCAGTTCGACCTGGCCAACGTCACCAAGCTCGTCACCGCCTCCAAGGACGTCAAGTCGGTCGGCAACGAGAGCGTCAACGGCGACGACACCACCCACTACAGCGGCTCCTTCCCGGTGGACGCGGCCGTCCTGCTCCTGCCCGCCGACAAGCAGTCGCTGGCCCGCACCAGCCTGGCCGAGCTGAAGGACGTCAAGTTCGACATCTGGGTCGCCTCCGACGGGCTGCCCCGCAAGCTCGCGCTGAACGGCCAGAAGGAAGGCGACAAGCTCGACGCCACGCTGTTCTTCAAGGACTTCAACAAGCCCGTGACCATCCAGGCCCCGCCCGCGGACCAGGTCGGCGACCTGCCGCAGGCCCAGGGCACGACCAACTAG